In Metopolophium dirhodum isolate CAU chromosome 9, ASM1992520v1, whole genome shotgun sequence, the genomic window ATTTTACGATTATGAAAATACGATTTTGTAAAGACGTTAAtacaatactaattaataatcattacataataaatcattaagtatcaattattattgccaataaattataactttataagtaacTAGTAAATTGAGATTATGCTTTAATTTTTaggatattattgttattaatattgtttttttgttaatttttttttatgagtcgTAGTCGCAGCTTTAGAGTTTAGATAGAATGATTGCATATCGGCCATATCGGGCTATACTCATAGATAATGGCTAgaacatattatcatacaaatGTCTAGTTCCATAAGTATCCACTAAGACAGCGCTAGTAATGCTAAAAGGAAAATATCCCCCCAAACTCCGCCTGTTATACTACATTTCATGGTCAACCCCCCACACCTTCCAACCATGTCGTGTCCAATCctgtataacttataaaaaaaggttaggttaggttagtgtgcaaccacggactaagatataatggactggaaacgacatggtCGGCGGGGGTCGGAGGACGGCTACGAAAAGGTGTCACTTAGCTGATAAGAATactgttcttgaagttttcagcgctaccgggggttttatttggctacacaatttgtatcttagtccgtgttaaATGCAGAGGGCGCTGTGAACTCCAGGAACACCGGCGACCCCCCGCACTTTGCCTCTTGAACATACGTTCGGGGCTGTGATAAGCTGCTGCTCGTTACcagcatagataatattataagatcttatattatctatggttaccagtccattatatcttagtccgagTGTGCAACCCACAGACATCTTTATAGTACTAGATAGTGAACTCCCACCGTGAATTGAAGCATTATGGTCGGGGGGCAATTGCAtggtatttcatattatgacaaataagattatttacgatttattttgcattgtattttattatttctaaacctgtagttttaaaaacaaaaaaagtattttatatgtcattttacatttactattttattttaccattaaaaacgatgttgttcctaatacattttgtataatgaattaaatgttttgCCCCCCGAGAAAATGGCGGCCGTCGACAACTGAGCTTCAATTGATAACAATGTAAATTACCTTATCTAGTTAGTTTTAAATCGTGATCTTAATTCGTGGTGAATACCTAAccttttaataatgattataatttataatataaaataatgacatagGTCATAGTGTAAGACGTAAGTCTTAGCTAgtgagttttttatttttatgtcttaaGTGATTTCAATATTCTATAACAAATAATCGTCTTACATTTTACCTAGTTGTAATtccatatattttagaaattttaaataaatctagtatgttaattataatatgtgttactatacaattgttgtattaaaaatgtcatatcttgttgtacatactataattattatataatatagtattatttttcaattacttattatgagaattatattaaacaaatttctatagttaattaattacttaactacactaaaatgtattatgatttcAGGTAGTACCTTTTCTATGAGTTCATTACCCAAAGATTTTTTCTATGTTGAAATGAATGATTCAGTGACTTCACTGTCTTCAATATCATCTGATTCAGTGTCATCCGAAAGTTCAACATCTGTATCTGATAACTTCTTAACAATAAATGAGGtagataaatagtaaatatcttATTGCacttcatatatttatttgttattattttttagaatgatCTAAATGAGGATATATTggaaaaagaaattgaaaaatgcAATCAAATGATAAGAATTACTAAAGAGTGTAGTCAAGAACGGATGCGACTGGTCAGAAGACTAGTAGAGTTAAGGTTCAAATTAGAAATGATAACAGAAATAAAGgctttagaaaacaaaaatcttCCGAATGAAACAAAAGTGGTTTTTGGTCATCATTTATCTTTTGTATGGAAACCAAATTggttagaaaataaattttgtgATGTATGTACAAAAACTATTTGGAAATACATGCAACAGTTGTATGAATGTTCAggtaatatattagatattattgttcataaaattaggtatttcaaaatgtaattatttaaatggtatAATTGTAGATTGTGGATACTACTGTCATATTTTTTGTGTGGAAAAGATTAAAAGGGTCTGTACTGCAGTTGTTGCTAGTGAACATTCTATGATTCTGACTATCACTCCATCCAATGGATTGTTATCCCAAGATTACAAATGTGCTGAATGCCAATCATATATCCGTATTCGCAACACCAAAATGTCATCTGGTAAAATAAAAAGCATTGGCTTAACTACACATAGTAACAATATGtttattgaacatatttttatctttagaaGATAATCTTTCATTAGAGGCCCGCTTATGCGACTATGATGGTAAATATTACTGTCCTTTACACCATTGGAATAATACCGCTTTAATACCAGCACGTGTTCTATGTAATTggcaatttgaaaaaaaatgtgtgagtCAGGCATCTTTTCaactacttaattttaattataaatcaaagATGTACAATTTGGAAAAACACAACCCTAAACTCTATACATATTTAGAGTCACTAAATCAAATCAAAGTAAGAAactgaattaattttttgcaatttaaacaagtcattaattttttatttttacagaatattaaaaacgtcttagtaaaaatgaaaaaatacttGGTTTTGTGCAAAGTTTGGAATgcacaattaaaaaatgtatcctCTAGATGTCATGAATTGCTATATGATAGTATTTTGTATAGCATGAAAGATATGGTTGAAATAAAATCAGGACTTTTTTTAGAGGATTTACGGGGAGTAAAAGATGTCTGTGAAAAACATATTCGATATGAATGCGAAGTTGGTTAATTTTTACCATAAatccaccataaataatatttaaaatatatattattattattattattagatttgtaAAAATCAAGGATATATTTGTGAGCTTTGTCAAAAGGAAACAATAATATTCCCATTCGATGAAGATGCACATAGTTGTGTTAAATGTGATAATGTTTATCATTACCAATGTTGGAAAAATAGAGATTTCTGCCCTAAATGTAAAAGAATTAAAGAACGGTCTAAACTAAAagaagtataattaaatatttaactgaaagtattaaaacatttcattttaatctacaataatattattagtatactcaccaagatttataatattttatactattttaattaatttatgtcttaagtaaaaatatttaattgactgTTGTTTTATAGCAATAACTgcctttaaaaatcatattaattactaaaatgtatctATGGAAGGGTTAATTACTGTGATATttgtattatgaatttaattttattattattgtgttgatGTTTAACATATTagataattacataaatattaatgttaattaaaatatatattttgaatattatttcaaaacataattataaactatataatgtgAGTTTTCTTAaccatattaggtatataaacattGGTTTACTTTTTAAGTCTTATagttacaacaattattatagtaattgacAATTGTATGTTTTAAGaatgaaattagtatttaaaaatatttctgaaaaaccTTAACAAGCCCAGGAATTaccatattgttattattttttgctttaTAGAACACCtcagtattgtattatttaattattattataatttataagtttttttaaaagagTAAACTAGATTTTGAGAAAAGCAGTGCTGTGCTAACTTTCATTGGTGACTGGCGTCCCTGGGCAATCATATTTAGTGCCTctattaaagatatattttaacatttgccACCCTTTAAAAGGTTACAACTTTTTCTGCTCTAGGGAATTTGACCCATTTACCCCCTCCCCCATGtcacatgaaatttttactttgaaatatttcagACTTGAAACTGTCAACCttcttgaaatattaaaaaaaaatttttttggcatgttttataaaatcttcACTACCTAGATGGCCATactaattttatacataattagtgattatcaatatttaatccTGGATCATGATATAAAGaagatatttattaagtaatttgtataatgtagtatgtaaaaaatatttccttaatattttttgttcacaCTTAATTAATTAGAAGGGCTTACTGTGCTTTCTacttcagttttaaattaaaatttgttttttttttatctttcattaatatgaaatatttcaaataaataaatttcatgataTTTCAAACCATTGAAGGACTACTAAAAACGTGTAGTAGACAGTAGCATGGTTGCATCACAGAATAATCAAGTTATTCTGAAGTTGCATTCTTTGATGCTGGATGCacagaataaaataactattgagaagaATAATAATCAGATAAGCTATGTCCAATGTTAACAGTAGCGAGTTTTGTGGGAGGAAAGATAGCACCCtatgttccaaaaaaaaaaaaaggaactggtgtattttaggttaggttaggtaggttaCTACTATACAAttgaatcaaatataatatgcgcttttattatctatataatataataaattgaaatatcacTCTCTCGCTGTTCGCTGCatctcaaaaattataaaatgtacgtcggacttgaaatttggaattgTGGTtctattattgtgaattatttaGATATgcaataagaaattattttccaaaattcacCTTTTAAAGAGTTGCTCAAACAGGAATCTTGACTCTTGAGATTAACgatggaaattggaaattttatttttatttataaatagttgccattggtttaaatctacagattataataattattgtaaattgtaatactaaaaattagtatttatttttatataaataccaatGGTTGCCAATGGTTACTCTGGTAGATGAGGTAAAAGCATGCATCGAATTGTCACGCTTATGGCctcaaataaacaaattatatcttaaaataattctGGACAAAGTCAAGAAGGGCTCACTTTTGTGTGAGATAAAAGGGCTAAATATAttcaaaggttaggttaggttaggttaggtatattttaaactctGTATCTCATTTTCACCAAAAAGTGAGATTGGCCTTTCTTGGCCAAGGtctagaattaaaattaataagtttatttatgaaatgtttcTTTTATAAGACTGTTGCCTATAAACTCAAAAACCACTCGACCAATTTTAACGAAAATTTCAGAGATTGTTCCGAGTTATTATTGAGTTACTATAGAATCTAaaccacggtttaagatatacaACCATGATTTGAACTGAGGTATACCAAAACCGAGATCACCAATATAACGCGTATTTTGTatcaattgataatttattccCAGGCACTATATTAGTTATATCAAAAACCACAAATTCACCGTAGGTTGGATTAAGTAAAAGCGattaacttggtataactttgagtTTTGGGTGggatggctataatataatataatagaacgtGTCCTGATTGATCAACGCACTTACGCACctatatagtctatagtctatagtctatactctatagagCCTAAACGGGAGACTTGAAATTTCCACGGGCTCACGGCACTTTCGTACCACTAATCACCATAGAGCAATATTGAAGCGAAACTCGATCAGCTGATTGGGATCTTGGTTACCTATGATCTGAAGTCTGAACCTATGATTATATCTTCGTCCGTGGTTTTAGACGTTTTAGTACATGAcacgttttataatttgttcagTGGCTACACTGGAAACACCAGATGGCGCGGTTCTAGCTTGCTGTGGCGGTCTTCTGTAATCTGTGCGTGCTGTTCACTGGTTCAGTACCTACTCGGGATAACTACAATACGAGCGTTGTGTGTTACCAAATCACTATTCATATTATTCCCGAATAAATCGTTAGAATGCTTTTTTAGGAAATGTGtttgtgttaaaatatataatcaatcaattaatctttttaataCTTACAAGTCACATTTCTTTTTATTCTTTTGTTGTGTCTAAAAGAAATCATCCTGGAGTCCGGACCGATTATTAAAAGGTAGTTAATTAAGAATTGTACGATaacagtattatttattatttcaacataaataattataacactaCAGCATTCAAGTTCTCGTGTATAatctagttttaaaaataatttatgttttttttagtaaataaatgtttcgttatacacttatacctaatataatttgttcccaagaataaagaaaattatagataaacgactatattaactttaaaaagaATGGTTAGGATCACTTTAGGATATAGGTCTAAAACGTAATGCAATAATGATTGTATAGCATTAAGAAAATGAAGGATTatagttttatgttttaaatgtattggtgtaccaaaaataaatagtatgcTTTGTCATAGGTGTAATTTTAAGGGGGGCTTGAGTGTTCTCCCCAATAATCCATGGTCATAAGACTGAAAAAATAGAAGGCTTTAGAGCCCTCagtttttcattgaaattgctCCCGTGGACTAAGTTATTAAGACCgtcattatttaacaataatgattacaaaatgtatttatctccttaatatagtttacattaaatattaaaacataaaaatatgtgcAACGAATAACAGATATGTATACCTAGACctatatgtgttataatatcttgaatttttgtaggtacctagtcGGTAGgtactttacatattatacctattataatatagtaataataataataatagtcttaAATTCTTATCAGAATATTGAGAAtcttatagtttaatatttgattGTTATTTATGTGATAATTTGGTTATACACTGCTACTGTGCTACAGGATACCAATACCTAACAAATagtgattatatttaaaatataaatattataatattgtaatatgtttaatttattccttgttaattaaaaagttattagtGAGACATTTAGAAATTGTATAGCTGTTGGATCAATGAACAAAATATCCGGGAATCTCGGATAAAAGTgtattagtaaattaaattattcgaaaaaattatttttttgctcaTGGCTCATCTATTATATGACAGAAACTTTTCATAAATTCTATTAGTTGTTACGAACTTTTAACGTTCACGCGTTTATAAAAGTTCTCgggttgttattaaaatatattcaccgCAGAATtccctatttttattttctaataagaTATCCGTCAGACGTAGCCTaaccttcataatatataggttaaatcGTTATTGCCGCTCTTCACAAAAGAAACCTTACACTCGTGAGTAATACTatgtctataatctatataatatgtaataactggGGATAATGCGATATCGTTTTGTACAGAAACATGATAAAAATGAGACACCAAGTGAACACTGCAATCGGTCGGTGTTGCGTGCATGTGTCCGTCATCGTGATCGTCGGCGTGTAAATTTACATGCATAATGATGTGATGTATTAGTATtacccattattattattattattacatgattCTGGATTCGTCGAAGGCGCCGTGAGTGCACCCACGCATTTCTAGTATAATGTATGTgagcgcgcgcgcgcacgcGTATCTATACAAATTAACAATCACATAATGTCATTCATTAGCGGATATTATGGGAAAATAGGTAAAATTATCGAAGTAGGTACTACaggtgcatatattatattatatattataattattgtttttattattaaatgactaTTGACTATTGAGTGAGAACCGTTTGATGGCGAGGacgatattgtataatgtatgtatactgtaaaatgtatttgaaattttttttattttttcgtacaGGTACAATATAAGGACCTTATGGAAAGAATTTCTGTCATcgacaaaatgtaatgaatatgATATAAGTTAGATTTTAGGCATGATTTAAGTACTCAGgtacaaacacaaataaaatcgtaaaaaataaaccaatcaAACGGTCTCGCGGTCTTGCGCCCGTAAGCCCTTTGCCCGTGTGTGAGCGTACCGAGCACTGAGTATTTGTGTATATATGCATCATCGTGTATGTATCAATATGCGTACATAAACGTGTGTGtgtacgcgcgcgcgcgcgcttgTTCGTATATATACACACTGGAGGCGAAAATCATTACGTGcacatgtttattatttttatattttttccctCGGAATATCGCCCGTAGGTgtacggtttttattttatgtttttgtgcgCGTTTGATGTGCCGTGACATGAGGTCGTACGCGACCCGGGGCGACAATCGTGCTGGTGCCCGGGGCCGACCGcgcgtccccccccccccctgtcgCCGACAACCGACCACCGCTTACTGCTATACACACTGCCGCACGGCCGTTTCCCCCCCCCGGGCAGGGATGACCGGACCTATGTGTATATTGTGTGAGTGTTTGTGTCTGTttctatatacatacatatttatacagcCTTATAGGTATACGCGCGCaagtgtctgtgtgtgtgtaatattcATCtcgactaaataatatatatatatattatatatggttaTGGGTACAAGCGGTGCTCTTCTACGCGTacccatacataatattgtgcgGCGGCGGGTACTCGTGCCGTACGCCCGGAGTGGTCACGGCCCGCGTATATTCGTTTCCCAcgtgtttttcataatattattatcattatcattatattaatattatatatatatgtatataatatgtacggtacACCACCTCGGCGGGATCGTTCCCACGAGCCCCTTCGCCCTCGTCGTCGCGCGCGCGAGATCGTCCGACATACGCCGCGTGTTCACactatatacgtaggtataataatatacagatattttaatatcgccttcgatattatatattatgatattattatgtataggtacattagcaTTTATAACTGTGACGATAACGGACTGGGGCGTTTAAgcaatgcaatattattattattattattgtttttgttgatattattattttatacgttcGAGATAATGTTAGACAGATACCTAAACGTCTATACTTATATGGTTTTATACGTAAAGATATATCTAATTATCTAAATGCGAAATGAAAcatgattaatttatttatgaacgttttaacttttaatacgaaaaaatgaaaaataaaaaattttattacttatacgtACATTGTATGTACCAGGGTATATACGATTTATATAGTTAACAACGGTAATTTCATTTTGATCTCAGTTTCacgtgaattaaaaatatacattggaAATTCGAATATAATCTTGTTCAGAAagaggtaaaaaaaattaatagttaaattattattatgaaatatcagtataatatatcatagcaAAACTTATTTGTTCGAAAAGATCTAATCATCTATGATacatacgatatacatatacatatccTATAGGAATCGCGGAAAAAAgcccagaaatataaatataaatgtgaacACAAGTATACTCTActcctaattagtaattaccatatacctaaaacaaaacataataatatattataatgaaaataataattaattgttaattgtataaaaaatagattgtaaatcaaataaaaatataaatatgaacacaatatgtatacgtcgtgatatattgtattatgatttatgagttataagtaaaaaatagtattatataattgttaatcgTATAAGAGGCCAATATAGTATtgtaattgttgtattaattttagtaggtatgtatatacctaagaCTTATGTTTTTTGacttaaaacttattttagtatgtatatataactgAGACTGATGTTTTTGACTCTTAACTTATAACACAATAAATCATGACGTAtcacgtatacataatattgtgttcatatttatatttttatttgatttataatcatattttatacaatcaacaattaattattatttttattttaatatataattatactttgtTATAGGAACATggtaattacatttatatttatatttctgggcTTTTTTCCTtggtgtgtttattattttgggcTTTTTTTCCGTGGGCTTTTTTCCGCCTACCATCCTATAGGTTAAGTTGAAATAAAAACGGTAAAATTTATCTTttcgtaattaaataaatataaggtcATAATGTCATACAACTTGATAAACTATTTAGTTAAACATTTACTGCTGTACGTGGTACGTCTGTAGGTTAGCTTAGGGACCTATACTATTGTAGTATGACACGGaactattttaactttttatagtaaACATTGTATATGCTTAACTGCGTGCAAGGTGTCAGTATccacattataattttagaacttGCTAAAAGAGTACTTGAGTACGTGCTTCTTTCCGACCATGTTGGATTAGACATATGCAGTAAAACTTAAAATgaggataaaaataataaaatatttagttttcaaataaatgtaatttataaaatatttttgaaaatcaactATGGTAGTATTAATTTGTAGGTGTAATAGATAATAGTTTGATATTAAATGTCGAATGTATGCACGATTTATATACAACCAGTGGTGTaagtagggggggggggtggttgaGGTGGGTGATATATCACACCCCAAAGGaccaaaacctttttttttctacGTTACACATTCTTAGTACAATACATACGTTACAGATGtctaaagtatacttatatttgACGTATGGTAtgcaatattacaattttttttttattaatcagtcATCATTGATTGcttggtaaaattatatttttatcaatttgaacgttgataaaaatattgaattcagCTGTAGGTTGTAGACATATCACTGTATAACCATAGTTATGGTAGATATAGTATCACACTATCTCATTGgtatcaatgataaaattatggtATATACTTTATAGTCATGagctacaaaatattttaacctgTATCTATGAtctgatttcatttttttttcacttttgtattttcactattttgttaattgtttattgTAACTTATTAAATACGTATGTTCTATGTTCTACTTGTTATTAGTGATAAATACTCATATCAACCCCTAAATTAAGGCCCTAATTACGCCACTATCATAGGAGGGAGGCGTAGGGTGATCAAATATATTCGAAGGcttcaaaaacaattaatattaataaaaaaaaaacaccgtaaacttaatgaaatacaaataattttgggGGCAACACTGGCATTCACACTGGCTTAGCCCCCTCCCTATATACGCCTATGGCCACTGTTTACAACCATACAGCTGCAGGTTACTCAACGGAGTATTTCTTTTGATGCCCAGTGTTTATCTTCGATTAC contains:
- the LOC132952028 gene encoding differentially expressed in FDCP 8 homolog is translated as MSSLPKDFFYVEMNDSVTSLSSISSDSVSSESSTSVSDNFLTINENDLNEDILEKEIEKCNQMIRITKECSQERMRLVRRLVELRFKLEMITEIKALENKNLPNETKVVFGHHLSFVWKPNWLENKFCDVCTKTIWKYMQQLYECSDCGYYCHIFCVEKIKRVCTAVVASEHSMILTITPSNGLLSQDYKCAECQSYIRIRNTKMSSEDNLSLEARLCDYDGKYYCPLHHWNNTALIPARVLCNWQFEKKCVSQASFQLLNFNYKSKMYNLEKHNPKLYTYLESLNQIKNIKNVLVKMKKYLVLCKVWNAQLKNVSSRCHELLYDSILYSMKDMVEIKSGLFLEDLRGVKDVCEKHIRYECEICKNQGYICELCQKETIIFPFDEDAHSCVKCDNVYHYQCWKNRDFCPKCKRIKERSKLKEV